Proteins encoded by one window of Actinocorallia herbida:
- the pyrE gene encoding orotate phosphoribosyltransferase, which produces MSDREELLQEIKTKAVVHGDFTLSSGRKAAFYVDLRRVTLDGQAAPLIGKVMLDLTTDLDYTAVGGLTLGADPVATAMLHAAAARGQRLDAFVVRKAAKQHGMQRRIEGPDIAGKRVLIVEDTSTTGGSPLTAVEAAREAGATVVGVATVVERSAAEPITAAGLEYRYAYDLAALGL; this is translated from the coding sequence GTGAGTGACCGCGAAGAGCTACTGCAAGAGATCAAGACGAAGGCCGTGGTGCACGGCGACTTCACCCTTTCCTCCGGCCGGAAGGCCGCGTTCTACGTGGACCTGCGGAGGGTCACCCTTGACGGCCAGGCCGCCCCGCTGATCGGCAAGGTCATGCTCGACCTGACGACCGACCTCGATTACACCGCCGTCGGCGGCCTCACCCTCGGCGCCGACCCTGTCGCCACGGCGATGCTCCACGCGGCGGCCGCGCGCGGTCAGCGGCTCGACGCGTTCGTGGTGCGCAAGGCCGCCAAGCAGCACGGGATGCAGCGGCGGATCGAGGGCCCGGACATCGCCGGGAAGCGGGTGCTCATCGTGGAGGACACCTCGACGACCGGTGGATCCCCGCTCACCGCGGTCGAGGCGGCCCGCGAGGCCGGGGCCACGGTCGTCGGCGTGGCCACCGTGGTGGAGCGCAGCGCGGCCGAGCCGATCACCGCGGCGGGCCTGGAGTACCGGTACGCCTATGACCTGGCGGCCCTGGGCCTGTAG
- the fbaA gene encoding class II fructose-bisphosphate aldolase, translated as MPIATPEVYTEMLDRAKQGGFAYPAINVTSSQTLNAALRGFAEAESDGIIQVSTGGAEYLSGSLKSMVTGSAAFAEYARVVAAEYDVQIALHTDHCPKDKLDGFMRPLIKISQERVARGQEPLFQSHMWDGSAVPLKENLEIAVDLLAESVKARTVMEMEIGVVGGEEDGVSHEINEKLYTTVEDALETAAAVGTGDKGRYILAATFGNVHGVYKPGAVKLRPEVLKELQDAVGAKYGKDKPFDLVFHGGSGSTLEEIREALSYGVIKMNIDTDTQYAFTRPVADHMLRNYEGVLKVDGEVGNKKLYDPRSWGKAAEASMTARIVTACEDLLSAGKKIK; from the coding sequence ATGCCCATCGCCACTCCCGAGGTCTACACGGAGATGCTCGACCGCGCCAAGCAGGGCGGATTCGCCTATCCGGCGATCAACGTGACCTCCAGCCAGACGCTCAACGCCGCCCTGCGCGGCTTCGCCGAGGCGGAGAGCGACGGCATCATCCAGGTGTCGACCGGTGGGGCGGAGTACCTGTCCGGTTCCCTCAAGAGCATGGTGACCGGCTCCGCGGCGTTCGCCGAGTACGCCCGCGTCGTCGCCGCCGAGTACGACGTGCAGATCGCGCTGCACACCGACCACTGCCCGAAGGACAAGCTCGACGGCTTCATGCGGCCGCTGATCAAGATCTCCCAGGAGCGCGTCGCGCGCGGCCAGGAGCCCCTGTTCCAGTCGCACATGTGGGACGGCTCGGCCGTGCCGCTGAAGGAGAACCTGGAGATCGCGGTCGACCTGCTCGCCGAGTCCGTCAAGGCCAGGACGGTCATGGAGATGGAGATCGGCGTCGTAGGCGGCGAAGAGGACGGCGTCTCGCACGAGATCAACGAGAAGCTGTACACCACGGTCGAGGACGCCCTGGAGACCGCCGCCGCGGTCGGCACCGGCGACAAGGGCCGGTACATCCTCGCCGCGACCTTCGGCAACGTGCACGGCGTGTACAAGCCCGGCGCCGTGAAGCTGCGCCCGGAGGTCCTGAAGGAGCTCCAGGACGCCGTCGGCGCCAAGTACGGCAAGGACAAGCCGTTCGACCTCGTGTTCCACGGCGGTTCCGGCTCCACGCTGGAGGAGATCCGCGAGGCCCTCTCCTACGGCGTCATCAAGATGAACATCGACACCGACACCCAGTACGCGTTCACCCGTCCGGTCGCCGACCACATGCTGCGCAACTACGAAGGCGTGCTGAAGGTCGACGGCGAGGTCGGCAACAAGAAGCTGTACGACCCGCGCTCCTGGGGCAAGGCCGCCGAGGCGTCCATGACCGCCCGGATCGTGACGGCCTGTGAGGACCTGCTCTCGGCCGGCAAGAAGATCAAGTAA
- a CDS encoding DUF3151 domain-containing protein, which translates to MSQNLLGGPAPTLLPDEPEAAKLLADGVEPHEVAAKFPTYAAAWAVLAEGAFERGDVIESYAFARTGYHRGLDALRRNGWKGHGPVPWEHVPNRGFLRALAALGRAAAAIGEDGEAERCRTFLRDSSETAAQALA; encoded by the coding sequence ATGAGCCAGAACCTGCTGGGCGGCCCGGCCCCCACCCTTCTTCCCGATGAGCCCGAGGCGGCGAAGCTCCTCGCCGACGGCGTCGAGCCGCACGAGGTGGCCGCCAAGTTCCCGACCTACGCGGCGGCCTGGGCGGTCCTCGCCGAAGGCGCCTTCGAGCGCGGAGACGTCATCGAGTCCTACGCGTTCGCCCGCACCGGCTACCACCGCGGCCTGGACGCGCTGCGCCGCAACGGCTGGAAGGGCCACGGGCCGGTTCCGTGGGAGCACGTGCCCAACCGCGGCTTCCTGCGGGCGCTGGCCGCACTCGGCCGGGCGGCCGCCGCGATCGGTGAGGACGGAGAGGCCGAGCGCTGCCGGACGTTCCTCCGGGACTCCAGTGAGACCGCCGCGCAGGCCCTGGCCTGA
- a CDS encoding adenylosuccinate synthase — protein sequence MPAIVLVGAQWGDEGKGKATDLLGGKVDYVVRYQGGNNAGHTVVIGDKSYALHLLPSGILSPDVVPVIGNGVVIDPGVLLHEIEGLMARGVDCSRLLISANAHLIMPHHRALDKVSERYLGKARIGTTGRGIGPAYGDKIARMGVRIQDLFDPGILQKKVELSLREKNQVLTKVYNRRPMLVEPIVEEYLAYGERLRPYVANTELIVNQALDAGKVVLLEGAQGTLLDVDHGTYPFVTSSSPTAGGACAGSGVGPTKVTGVIGILKAYTTRVGSGPFPTELLDDMGEYLRTTGGEYGVTTGRDRRCGWFDAVIARYAARVNGVTDFFLTKLDVLSGLEEIPICVAYDVEGVRHDEMPSNQTDFHHAKPVLEILPGWREDITGAKTFDDLPPNAQAYVRRLEELSGARISAIGVGPGRDQTLTLRDLI from the coding sequence ATGCCGGCCATCGTGCTCGTCGGTGCTCAGTGGGGCGACGAAGGCAAGGGAAAGGCGACCGACCTGCTTGGCGGGAAGGTCGACTACGTCGTCCGCTACCAGGGGGGCAACAACGCCGGACACACCGTCGTCATCGGGGACAAGTCGTACGCGCTGCACCTGCTGCCGTCGGGAATCCTGTCCCCTGACGTCGTGCCCGTCATCGGCAACGGCGTCGTGATCGACCCGGGTGTGCTGCTGCACGAGATCGAGGGCCTGATGGCCCGTGGCGTGGACTGCTCGCGCCTGCTGATCTCGGCCAACGCCCATCTGATCATGCCCCACCACCGCGCGCTGGACAAAGTGTCCGAGCGCTACCTCGGCAAGGCCCGGATCGGTACCACCGGCCGCGGCATCGGCCCCGCCTACGGCGACAAGATCGCGCGCATGGGCGTCCGGATCCAGGACCTCTTCGACCCCGGCATCCTCCAGAAGAAGGTGGAGCTGTCGCTGCGGGAGAAGAACCAGGTACTCACCAAGGTCTACAACCGGCGGCCGATGCTGGTCGAGCCGATCGTGGAGGAGTACCTGGCCTACGGCGAGCGGCTGCGCCCGTACGTCGCCAACACGGAGCTGATCGTCAACCAGGCGCTCGACGCCGGCAAGGTCGTCCTGCTGGAAGGCGCCCAGGGCACGCTCCTGGACGTCGACCACGGCACCTACCCGTTCGTCACGTCCTCGTCGCCGACCGCGGGCGGCGCCTGCGCCGGCTCGGGTGTCGGGCCGACGAAGGTCACGGGCGTCATCGGCATCCTGAAGGCCTACACCACGCGCGTCGGCTCGGGACCGTTCCCGACCGAACTGCTCGACGACATGGGCGAGTACCTGCGCACCACCGGCGGCGAGTACGGCGTCACCACCGGCCGCGACCGGCGCTGCGGCTGGTTCGACGCGGTGATCGCCCGGTACGCCGCGCGGGTCAACGGCGTCACGGACTTCTTCCTCACCAAGCTCGACGTGCTGTCGGGCCTCGAGGAGATCCCGATCTGCGTCGCCTACGACGTCGAGGGCGTGCGGCACGACGAGATGCCGTCGAACCAGACGGACTTCCACCACGCCAAGCCGGTCCTGGAGATCCTGCCGGGCTGGCGCGAGGACATCACGGGCGCCAAGACGTTCGACGACCTGCCGCCGAACGCCCAGGCGTACGTCCGGCGGCTCGAAGAGCTCTCCGGCGCCCGGATCTCGGCGATCGGCGTCGGCCCCGGCCGCGACCAAACGCTCACCCTGCGTGATCTGATCTGA
- a CDS encoding glycerophosphodiester phosphodiesterase family protein, which yields MDRCVELQGHRGARGLRPENTLPAFAHALALGVDAVEFDVGFSADGVVVLHHDQTVSPLTTRDTGPAFPGDPQFPYVGRPIRTLRLDQLKTLDSGVRAADPADPYRRTALALPGTPLATLDEACALLAPAGSVRLCVELKTDPSWPDAEVAYFVSEVLAVLAAHGLLHRTRLLGFDWRFLKHTRRLEPSVARVALAEPPTLADPSWLAGADPRDPALSALAEGATIFSPQYTMLDEALFERAAGLGLPVTVWTVNTPEAMARYLGMGVAAIVTDYPDLLRVVMTAHGHAVPEPYRTVEAAAS from the coding sequence ATGGACCGATGTGTCGAACTCCAGGGGCATCGGGGTGCTCGCGGACTTCGTCCCGAGAACACCCTTCCGGCCTTCGCACACGCCCTCGCGCTCGGCGTCGACGCCGTCGAGTTCGATGTCGGGTTCTCCGCGGACGGCGTCGTGGTGCTGCACCACGACCAGACCGTCTCACCGCTGACGACCCGGGACACCGGACCGGCCTTCCCCGGGGACCCGCAGTTCCCGTACGTCGGGCGGCCCATCCGGACGCTGCGGCTCGACCAGCTCAAGACCCTGGACTCCGGGGTGCGCGCCGCGGATCCCGCCGATCCCTACCGCCGCACCGCGCTCGCGCTGCCGGGCACGCCGCTCGCGACGCTGGACGAGGCGTGCGCGCTGCTCGCCCCCGCCGGGAGCGTAAGGCTGTGCGTCGAGTTGAAGACCGACCCGTCCTGGCCGGACGCGGAGGTCGCCTACTTCGTCTCCGAGGTGCTCGCCGTCCTCGCCGCGCACGGCCTGCTGCACCGCACCCGGCTGCTCGGCTTCGACTGGCGGTTCCTCAAGCACACGCGGCGGCTGGAGCCGTCGGTGGCCCGGGTGGCGCTGGCCGAGCCGCCGACCCTGGCCGACCCGTCCTGGCTGGCCGGCGCGGACCCGCGCGACCCCGCCCTGTCGGCGCTCGCCGAGGGCGCGACGATCTTCTCGCCGCAGTACACGATGCTCGACGAGGCCCTGTTCGAGCGGGCCGCCGGGCTCGGCCTCCCGGTGACGGTCTGGACGGTCAACACCCCCGAGGCGATGGCCAGGTACCTCGGCATGGGCGTCGCCGCGATCGTCACGGACTACCCGGATCTGCTCCGCGTCGTCATGACCGCCCATGGGCATGCCGTTCCCGAGCCGTACCGTACGGTCGAGGCCGCCGCCTCATGA
- a CDS encoding ABC transporter substrate-binding protein: MRSHDGPSPARSLSRRGVLGLGAQALAGAALAGCAKPARHNGELTVMTHANEFDEAARKEAERVLGVRVRRLDPDLTRLTAMLAEGGPPDVIRGSGTIDAPFLAASRLALDLDPHLTASKAIDAADLDPVGDAWRFDGVRQGAGPRYGLVKDYSQDGMFWCDASLFDRAGVALPDPSRPLGHDAWLDLARDLTVRSGGRTTTYGLDVSGLGGFLHLMGMTASAGGRIFGDDLATVDFSAPEPREVLRWYLAYIRARTGFSPVDLNPDGWPWPAFQARRMAMVMAGYWLGALIADEPALPADARLMPAPSFGGPRVSPCYAAAGLWIPRTCPIPETAWAFFEWYFAGAPARDRADRGFGVPPLTSLRSRLPAAEPFQTRALEVQRAELPHLTVLSFTPYAREEALDAVINRVVPEAFARDASPGALAELLTTEINEVLARGRERVG; encoded by the coding sequence ATGCGGTCGCATGACGGTCCCTCCCCCGCCAGGTCGCTCTCCCGCCGCGGCGTCCTCGGGCTCGGCGCCCAGGCGCTGGCCGGCGCCGCCCTCGCCGGATGCGCGAAGCCCGCCCGGCACAACGGCGAGCTGACCGTGATGACGCACGCGAACGAGTTCGACGAGGCCGCGCGCAAGGAGGCGGAACGGGTCCTCGGCGTCCGGGTCCGCCGGCTCGACCCCGATCTCACCCGGCTCACCGCGATGCTCGCCGAAGGCGGTCCCCCGGACGTCATCCGGGGGAGCGGGACCATCGACGCGCCCTTCCTCGCCGCGTCCCGGCTCGCCCTCGACCTCGATCCCCACCTCACGGCGAGCAAGGCCATCGACGCGGCCGACCTCGACCCCGTGGGCGACGCGTGGCGGTTCGACGGAGTCCGGCAGGGAGCCGGGCCCCGGTACGGACTCGTCAAGGACTACTCCCAAGACGGGATGTTCTGGTGCGACGCCTCCCTTTTCGACCGCGCCGGGGTGGCCCTGCCCGACCCGTCCCGGCCTCTCGGCCACGACGCCTGGCTGGACCTGGCCCGCGACCTGACCGTCCGCAGCGGTGGCCGGACCACCACCTACGGCCTCGACGTGTCCGGACTCGGCGGATTCCTCCACCTGATGGGGATGACGGCGTCGGCGGGCGGCCGGATCTTCGGCGACGACCTCGCGACCGTCGACTTCTCCGCGCCCGAGCCCAGGGAGGTCCTGCGCTGGTATCTCGCCTACATCCGGGCGCGGACCGGTTTCAGCCCCGTCGACCTGAACCCCGACGGGTGGCCGTGGCCCGCCTTCCAGGCGCGGCGGATGGCGATGGTCATGGCCGGGTACTGGCTCGGCGCCCTCATCGCCGACGAGCCCGCCCTGCCCGCGGACGCCCGGCTCATGCCCGCGCCGTCGTTCGGAGGGCCGCGTGTCAGCCCCTGCTACGCCGCGGCGGGCCTGTGGATCCCGCGGACCTGCCCCATCCCCGAGACCGCCTGGGCGTTCTTCGAGTGGTACTTCGCCGGGGCGCCCGCCCGCGACCGCGCCGACCGCGGCTTCGGCGTGCCGCCGCTCACCTCGCTGCGGTCGCGGCTGCCCGCCGCCGAGCCGTTCCAGACGCGAGCGCTGGAGGTCCAGCGCGCGGAGCTGCCCCATCTCACGGTCCTGTCCTTCACCCCCTACGCCCGGGAGGAGGCGCTGGACGCCGTCATCAACCGGGTCGTCCCCGAGGCGTTCGCGCGTGACGCGTCGCCCGGCGCCCTCGCCGAACTGCTGACCACCGAGATCAACGAGGTCCTCGCGCGCGGGAGGGAGCGGGTCGGGTGA
- a CDS encoding carbohydrate ABC transporter permease yields the protein MSAPAGTARKSRVFYVFVLPWVIGFLTLTAFPLAYAFWLSLTSADVLSQDSDFVGAANYTELLHDARAGEAFARTALFTLATVPASVLGGLLLAVLVQRPLPGRAFYRAAFFLPSVVPPVATAIAFKALFARDTGAVNGVLGLAGAEAVTWTEGPHMTAVLVCLALWGVGSFMTISLAALQDVPRDLFDAALVDGAGALRTFTAVTLPLISPVLLFQAVTGVTAGLQTFLPALLLAPGSGGGDLTTMPQGGYFFMIHVYVAYFAEGRFGYASALLWVLFLLTLACTGVLFRLSRRFVFTLVGPGGGRP from the coding sequence GTGAGCGCTCCCGCAGGGACGGCCCGCAAGAGCCGCGTCTTCTACGTGTTCGTCCTTCCGTGGGTCATCGGGTTCCTCACCCTCACCGCCTTCCCCCTGGCGTACGCCTTCTGGCTGAGCCTCACCAGCGCCGACGTGCTCTCCCAGGACAGCGACTTCGTCGGAGCCGCCAACTACACCGAACTCCTCCACGACGCGCGAGCGGGCGAAGCCTTCGCCCGTACCGCCCTGTTCACCTTGGCGACCGTTCCGGCGAGCGTCCTTGGCGGACTTCTCTTGGCCGTTCTCGTGCAGCGCCCCCTACCGGGCCGGGCCTTCTACCGCGCCGCGTTCTTCCTTCCCTCCGTGGTGCCTCCGGTGGCGACGGCGATCGCGTTCAAGGCGCTGTTCGCGCGCGACACCGGGGCCGTCAACGGGGTCCTCGGGCTCGCCGGGGCCGAGGCCGTCACCTGGACGGAGGGGCCGCACATGACCGCCGTGCTGGTCTGCCTGGCGCTGTGGGGCGTCGGCAGCTTCATGACGATCTCGCTCGCCGCCCTCCAGGACGTGCCGCGCGACCTCTTCGACGCCGCCCTGGTGGACGGCGCGGGGGCGCTGCGCACGTTCACCGCGGTCACCCTGCCGCTCATCTCACCCGTCCTGCTGTTCCAGGCCGTCACCGGGGTCACCGCGGGACTCCAGACGTTCCTGCCCGCGCTGCTCCTGGCCCCCGGATCCGGCGGGGGCGACCTCACCACGATGCCGCAGGGCGGCTACTTCTTCATGATCCACGTCTATGTGGCCTACTTCGCCGAAGGGCGCTTCGGATACGCCTCGGCTCTGCTGTGGGTGCTCTTCCTGCTCACCCTCGCGTGCACAGGAGTGCTGTTCAGGCTCTCCCGAAGGTTCGTCTTCACCTTGGTCGGCCCCGGGGGTGGTCGTCCTTGA
- a CDS encoding carbohydrate ABC transporter permease — translation MRHPLLHFALICLAVLFLSPLLWLFLAALKSPDERASDHWLPAQPRWGNFADAFTRIDFSGHLLNSVILACLYSVLTTASSVCAGYGFARLTARGEKPLFALLVMTMMTPGIVTLVPTYLLFARLGLVGTYWPWVLWGLGGNAYIIFLFRQFFAAVPRELEEAAFIDGCGHVRLFLRVVLPQSGPALTASAVLTFAWAWGDWTGPRLLLDERTTTLAVAVPMGYADPSGHGVDNLLAAGSLLYVLPLLLLFLFAQRYFTAGAYASWMR, via the coding sequence TTGAGGCATCCCCTCCTGCACTTCGCCCTGATCTGCCTGGCGGTGCTCTTCCTCAGCCCTCTCCTGTGGCTGTTCCTCGCGGCGCTGAAGAGCCCCGATGAGCGGGCGTCGGACCACTGGCTGCCCGCGCAGCCCCGCTGGGGGAACTTCGCCGACGCGTTCACCCGGATCGACTTCTCCGGGCACCTCCTGAACTCCGTCATCCTGGCCTGCCTCTACTCGGTGCTCACGACGGCGAGTTCCGTCTGCGCGGGCTACGGCTTCGCGCGCCTCACCGCACGCGGGGAGAAGCCCCTGTTCGCGCTGCTCGTGATGACCATGATGACGCCCGGCATCGTCACCCTCGTGCCGACGTACCTGCTGTTCGCGAGACTCGGCCTCGTCGGCACGTACTGGCCGTGGGTCCTGTGGGGGCTCGGCGGGAACGCCTACATCATCTTCCTCTTCCGGCAGTTCTTCGCCGCCGTCCCCAGGGAGCTCGAAGAGGCCGCCTTCATCGACGGCTGCGGGCACGTCCGCCTGTTCCTGCGCGTCGTGCTGCCCCAGTCCGGCCCCGCCCTGACCGCCTCCGCGGTGCTCACCTTCGCCTGGGCCTGGGGCGACTGGACGGGCCCGCGCCTGCTCCTCGACGAGAGGACGACGACGCTGGCGGTGGCCGTCCCGATGGGGTACGCGGACCCGTCCGGGCACGGCGTGGACAACCTCCTCGCCGCGGGATCCCTGCTGTACGTGCTCCCTTTGCTCCTGCTCTTCCTGTTCGCCCAGCGGTACTTCACCGCGGGCGCCTACGCCTCCTGGATGCGGTAG
- a CDS encoding tetratricopeptide repeat protein, whose amino-acid sequence MRVQIGSVVVETGAAAPEGGPPWTLPRRPAAFTGRAEELEEIVAQASSAGAPSIICLCGRPGVGKTALALEAAHRLRGRFPGGALFAEARAHSGGERLGAMEVLERLLSDLGHSPAHIPGDREARAAAFREVTAGRRMVVVVDDVVSPAELPLLRPARGSLLLATGRRVMTAPDALTFALDGLRPRDAVRLLTAAGAGEETAEDIARACGRLPLALRIAAARLALDPGLRAADLAAALARPDGRLFALSDGMGDRAVRATFASSYASLDPSARRFFRLLAALPLADLTAGSAAVLTGAPDAGERLRGLADLHLLDVRDGHGGPRYRMHDLVALYARELLGPGRGDAAADRTAVWYAARTAEHRAALDGPDTREARQWYLEEWDNIVAAGSRLFRSGLVEELWALVRAVTSDVDVHSPFGDWERLHRWGARLCAQAGQPDRAARLHERLALAYREGMRMKEAFEEVAAMRELTAGDPRGTADADHAEANLLRDEGDLDRALWLTLRAHGVFVADRDWTAVGWALHGQADLVRAQGHALHSLRLRVTEIAAFTRGDDRFGLAWAYHGLGEAYVDLGRYAEAEANLRTALRVLAELGAFKSEGWTLELLAKVLLSRGREDDALVLFERALRSYETRGNRGDQARALLLLGDAAARRGRDAEAATLWRTARARLASLDGGRVEDVSERLRSRLEALTEPDGHGDTGP is encoded by the coding sequence ATGCGCGTCCAGATCGGATCGGTCGTCGTCGAGACCGGAGCCGCCGCCCCGGAAGGCGGGCCGCCCTGGACGCTGCCGCGCCGTCCCGCGGCCTTCACCGGACGCGCCGAGGAACTCGAAGAGATCGTCGCCCAGGCGTCATCGGCCGGGGCGCCCTCGATCATCTGCCTGTGCGGCCGTCCCGGGGTCGGCAAGACCGCGCTGGCGCTGGAGGCGGCGCACCGGCTCCGCGGGCGCTTCCCCGGCGGCGCCCTGTTCGCCGAGGCGCGCGCGCACAGCGGCGGCGAACGGCTGGGCGCGATGGAGGTCCTGGAGCGCCTCCTCAGCGATCTCGGGCACTCCCCCGCGCACATCCCCGGCGACCGCGAGGCCCGCGCGGCGGCGTTCCGGGAGGTCACCGCCGGCCGCCGGATGGTCGTGGTCGTCGACGACGTCGTCTCCCCCGCCGAGCTGCCGCTGCTGCGCCCGGCCCGCGGCTCGCTGCTGCTGGCGACGGGCAGGCGCGTCATGACCGCGCCGGACGCGCTGACCTTCGCCCTCGACGGGCTGCGCCCCCGCGACGCCGTCCGGCTGCTCACCGCGGCCGGGGCGGGGGAGGAGACCGCCGAGGACATCGCGCGCGCCTGCGGCAGGCTCCCGCTGGCGCTGCGGATCGCCGCGGCGCGGCTGGCGCTCGACCCCGGCCTGCGCGCCGCCGACCTCGCCGCGGCCCTCGCCCGCCCCGACGGGCGGCTGTTCGCGCTCAGCGACGGCATGGGCGACCGGGCGGTCCGGGCGACCTTCGCCTCCTCCTACGCCTCGCTCGACCCCTCGGCGCGGCGCTTCTTCCGGCTGCTCGCGGCACTGCCGCTGGCCGACCTCACCGCGGGCTCCGCGGCCGTGCTCACCGGCGCGCCCGACGCGGGGGAGCGGCTGCGCGGCCTCGCCGACCTGCACCTGCTCGACGTCCGGGACGGCCACGGCGGCCCCCGCTACCGGATGCACGACCTCGTCGCGCTCTACGCGCGCGAACTGCTCGGTCCCGGCCGGGGCGACGCGGCGGCCGACCGCACCGCGGTCTGGTACGCGGCCCGCACCGCCGAGCACCGCGCCGCCCTCGACGGGCCGGACACCCGCGAGGCCCGGCAGTGGTACCTGGAGGAATGGGACAACATCGTCGCGGCCGGGAGCCGGCTGTTCCGCAGCGGGCTCGTCGAGGAGCTCTGGGCCCTCGTCCGCGCGGTGACCTCCGACGTCGACGTGCACTCGCCGTTCGGCGACTGGGAGCGGCTGCACCGCTGGGGGGCGCGGCTGTGCGCCCAGGCCGGGCAGCCGGACCGCGCGGCGCGGCTGCACGAGAGGCTGGCGCTCGCCTACCGCGAGGGCATGCGGATGAAGGAGGCCTTCGAGGAGGTCGCGGCGATGCGGGAGCTGACCGCCGGGGACCCGCGCGGGACCGCCGACGCCGACCACGCCGAGGCGAACCTGCTGCGCGACGAGGGAGACCTGGACCGGGCCCTGTGGCTGACCCTGCGCGCGCACGGGGTCTTCGTGGCCGACCGCGACTGGACCGCCGTCGGGTGGGCGCTGCACGGGCAGGCCGACCTCGTGCGCGCGCAGGGGCACGCGCTGCACTCCCTGCGCCTCCGCGTCACCGAGATCGCCGCGTTCACGCGCGGCGACGACCGCTTCGGCCTCGCCTGGGCGTACCACGGGCTGGGGGAGGCGTACGTGGACCTCGGACGGTACGCGGAGGCTGAGGCCAACCTTCGGACGGCCCTGCGCGTGCTGGCCGAACTGGGCGCCTTCAAGAGCGAAGGCTGGACCCTGGAACTCCTCGCGAAGGTGCTGCTATCGCGGGGCCGTGAAGACGACGCGCTCGTCCTGTTCGAAAGGGCGCTGCGCTCCTACGAGACGCGCGGCAACCGCGGCGACCAGGCCCGAGCACTGCTCCTGCTCGGGGACGCCGCCGCGCGTCGAGGGCGGGACGCGGAGGCGGCGACGCTGTGGCGCACCGCAAGGGCGCGGCTCGCCTCCCTCGACGGCGGACGTGTCGAGGACGTATCGGAGCGGCTTCGGTCCCGTCTCGAGGCGCTGACCGAGCCGGACGGGCACGGCGATACTGGGCCGTGA